From Struthio camelus isolate bStrCam1 chromosome 21, bStrCam1.hap1, whole genome shotgun sequence, one genomic window encodes:
- the PRDM2 gene encoding PR domain zinc finger protein 2 isoform X6, producing MCVDATDPNKGNWLRYINWARSGKEQNLFPLEINRTIYYKSLKPIAPGEELLVWYNGEDDPEIAAAIEEERAASARGRRHSPKAKKGKKKTQEGKNKGKKATETKQKKTDLDSTCADMRDSKEGQKEEDEKPSVSAVLSLEQTAVIQEMVNQDVLPKLTIPSPTNEPQMVTEDNQGAAINCGSDDLDDDEEEEDEDEEDEEELEDASMPKDNAEMPLICEEKLDFMEEQKSMSEESPESSPKKKLVVKIPKAKGESNGDIQETFMFPCQHCERKFTTKQGLERHMHIHISTVNHAFKCRYCGKAFGTQINRRRHERRHEAGPKRKPFLTLTAAQHLDNVGDNQVIVDDGLKDDLNVSGLVQDSVVLDSEKVSQEISNSAFAEENKEPKELHPCKYCKKVFGTHTNMRRHQRRVHERHLIPKGVRRKGFFPEEPQLQTEQAPPVQSVYIASTEIEEEGEVDDVYIMDISSNISENLNYYIDGKIQSNSSTSNCDVIQMESNSADLYGLNCIISPVTVEISQNLKVTQTHVNEPPKEPSSSGSNESKKRRTASPPLVPKIKTEIDPELINATSSLNLPLSISTENLTFHKEKSVYLSSKLKQLLQTQDTKKITPSSEIPKLGPSVTSPPILPPASGRFKRRTSSPPSSPQHSPVLRDFVKAGEGKTVWNDSIRSSKMPKLESHSNSPAWSLTGREERETMSPLCFEDYKISKDWTAAPTFGNVCNQQPLDLSSGVKQRSDVKNKNQVPWESVLDLSVHKKPCSDAEIREYKENNSLQPTCSGIKKKKPTTCMLQKVLLNEYNGMDAATDSAPSANRSPSPSKSSESQADPDTDPGLFASSVDTQPLRSSLSPVPQPSVPSVCQLPPLLTPTNPPSPPPCPPVLTVATSPPPLLPTIPLPIPDVSTSATNTSSCPSPLSNTTAQSPLPVLSPTVSRSPSPVPSVEPAASPGPPTLSSSSSSSSSSSFSSSSSPSPPPLSVVSSVVSSTDNLENTLPIIKQEEIDNEQKAREDPQTSSESGTVQETFSKSFVCNVCESPFLSIKDLTKHLSVHAEEWPFKCEFCVQLFRDKTDLSEHRFLLHGVGNIFVCSVCKKEFAFLCNLQQHQRDLHPDKECTHHEFESGTLRPQNFTDPSKANVEHMQSLPDSLDPSKEEEDEDLNDSSEELYTTIKIMASGVKSKDPDVRMGLNQHYPSFKPPPFQYHHRNPMGIGVTATNFTTHNIPQTFTTAIRCTKCGKSVDNMPELHKHILACASASDKKRYTPKKNPVPLKQTVQPKNGMVVITGPGKNAFRRMGQPKRLNFNVEISKMSSNKLKISALKKKNQLVQKAILQKKKSAQQKAELKSNPSESDSHICPYCNREFTYVGSLNKHASYSCPKKPISPSSKKNSSKKSASSSSPASTEKGNNQRRRTADAEIKMQSMQAHLGKTRARTSGPAQMQLPSASFKSKQNVKFVPPIRSKKPNSSSSLRNSSPVRVSKMTHVEGKKTKVVAKNSSSGISSKASRKLHVRLQRNNKAVLPSKSAAASKKKADRFSVKSRERIGGPITRSLQQAANAEAAENKRDESSTKQELKDFR from the exons CCAATCGCGCCCGGCGAGGAGCTGTTGGTGTGGTACAATGGGGAGGACGACCCGGAGATAGCAGCCGCTATTGAGGAAGAgcgagccgccagcgcccgcggccgccggcactccccgaaagccaagaAAG gaaagaaaaagactcaGGAGGGtaaaaacaagggaaagaagGCAACGGAGACGAAGCAGAAAAAGACTGATTTGGATTCCACTTGTGCAGATATGAGGGATTCTAAAGAGG GTCAAAAGGAGGAAGATGAAAAACCTTCCgtttctgctgtgctgtccctGGAACAAACAGCTGTGATTCAGGAGATGGTAAATCAAGATGTACTTCCAAAGCTGACGATCCCCAGTCCCACTAATGAGCCACAAATGGTAACTGAAGACAACCAAGGAGCAGCAATAAACTGTGGATCAGATGATTTGGAtgatgatgaggaggaggaggatgaagatgaGGAAGATGAAGAGGAGCTGGAAGATGCCAGTATGCCTAAAGACAATGCGGAAATGCCTTTGATATGTGAAGAAAAGTTAGACTTTATGGAAGAGCAAAAGAGCATGTCAGAAGAATCTCCAGAAAGCTCTCCAAAGAAAAAGCTTGTTGTGAAAATTCCAAAAGCGAAAGGTGAATCGAATGGTGATATTCAGGAAACATTTATGTTTCCTTGTCAGCATTGTGAGAGGAAGTTTACAACAAAGCAAGGACTTGAACGCCACATGCACATCCATATATCTACTGTTAACCATGCTTTCAAATGTCGGTATTGTGGGAAGGCATTTGGTACTCAAATTAACAGGCGAAGACATGAACGGCGTCACGAGGCAGGGCCGAAAAGGAAACCGTTTTTAACACTAACAGCAGCGCAACACTTGGATAACGTTGGTGATAACCAGGTAATTGTGGATGATGGTCTTAAAGATGACTTGAACGTTTCCGGTCTTGTGCAAGATTCTGTAGTCTTGGATTCTGAGAAAGTCTCCCAAGAAATTTCAAACTCtgcttttgctgaagaaaataagGAACCCAAAGAATTGCATCCGTGCAAATACTGCAAAAAGGTTTTCGGAACTCATACCAATATGCGGAGGCATCAGCGTAGGGTTCATGAGCGTCACCTTATTCCCAAAGGTGTCAGAAGAAAAGGATTCTTTCCTGAAGAGCCACAACTTCAAACTGAGCAGGCCCCACCAGTCCAGAGCGTGTATATAGCAAGCACGGAAATAGAAGAGGAAGGTGAAGTGGATGATGTTTATATTATGGATATTTCCAGCAATATCTCTGAAAACTTAAATTATTACATTGATGGTAAAATTCAGTCCAACAGCAGCACTAGCAATTGTGATGTGATTCAAATGGAGTCTAACTCTGCAGACTTGTATGGACTGAATTGTATAATCAGTCCAGTCACAGTGGAGATTTCCCAGAATTTAAAGGTTACACAGACACATGTGAATGAACCTCCTAAGGAGCCCTCCAGCAGTGGGAGCAATGAATCCAAAAAGAGGAGAACGGCTAGCCCTCCTCTCgtaccaaaaataaaaactgaaatagacCCAGAACTTATAAATGCTACTAGTTCTTTAAATCTTCCTCTTAGCATTTCAACAGAGAACTTaacttttcataaagaaaaaagtgtttatttgtCATCAAAATTAAAACAGCTTCTTCAGACGCAGGATACTAAGAAAATAACTCCATCAAGTGAAATCCCTAAACTAGGACCTTCTGTTACATCACCACCTATTTTGCCTCCAGCGTCTGGTAGATTCAAAAGAAGGAccagctctcctcccagctctccacAGCATAGCCCAGTACTTCGAGACTTTGTCAAAGCAGGTGAGGGAAAAACTGTGTGGAACGATAGTATTCGGAGTTCAAAAATGCCAAAGTTAGAAAGCCACAGCAACTCGCCTGCATGGAGCTTgactggaagggaagaaagggaaactaTGAGTCCTCTTTGCTTTGAAGACTATAAAATATCTAAAGACTGGACAGCAGCTCCGACTTTTGGCAACGTGTGCAACCAGCAGCCTCTGGATTTATCTAGTGGTGTAAAACAAAGGTCGGATGTCAAAAATAAGAATCAGGTTCCTTGGGAATCTGTATTAGATTTAAGTGTGCATAAGAAGCCTTGCAGTGATGCTGAAATTAGGGagtataaagaaaataattctctaCAGCCAACCTGCAGTggtattaaaaagaagaaaccaaCTACTTGCATGTTACAGAAGGTTCTGCTGAATGAGTATAACGGAATGGATGCAGCTACGGACAGCGCCCCCAGTGCGAACAGAAGCCCAAGCCCAAGTAAATCATCGGAATCTCAGGCAGACCCTGACACGGATCCTGGTCTATTTGCATCTTCTGTTGACACTCAGCCCCTTCgttcctctctttctcctgtgCCACAGCCATCTGTACCTTCAGTGTGCCAGCTGCCTCCTTTATTGACACCAACAAATCCGCCTTCCCCACCACCCTGCCCGCCTGTGTTAACAGTTGCTACGTCacctcctccccttcttcccacGATACCGTTACCAATTCCAGATGTGTCTACCAGTGCCACTAACACATCTTCGTGTCCATCACCACTCTCTAACACTACTGCCCAGTCCCCACTACCTGTTCTTTCACCTACAGTTTCTCGTTCTCCGTCTCCCGTTCCTTCTGTTGAACCTGCTGCCTCACCTGGTCCTCCtactctctcctcttcctcttcctcctcctcctcttcctccttctcttcgtcatcatctccctctcctcctcctctttcagtggtttcttctgttgtttcctCTACTGATAATCTTGAAAATACTCTCCCGATAATAAAGCAGGAAGAAATCGATAATGAACAAAAGGCAAGAGAAGATCCTCAGACTTCAAGTGAATCAGGAACAGTGCAGGAAACGTTCAGTAAAAGCTTTGTGTGCAATGTTTGTGAATCAccttttctttctattaaagACCTGACTAAGCATTTATCTGTTCATGCTGAAGAATGGCCCTTCAAATGTGAATTCTGTGTACAGCTTTTTAGGGATAAAACAGACTTGTCAGAACATCGCTTTCTGCTTCACGGAGTAGGAAATATCTTTGTTTGTTCGGTCTGTAAAAAGGAATTTGCTTTTTTGTGCAATTTGCAACAGCATCAGCGAGACCTCCATCCAGACAAAGAATGCACGCATCACGAGTTTGAAAGTGGGACTTTGAGACCCCAGAATTTCACTGACCCCAGCAAGGCAAACGTCGAACACATGCAGAGCCTCCCAGATTCTTTGGACCCTtctaaagaggaggaagatgaagatcTAAATGATTCCTCTGAAGAGCTGTATACTACTATAAAAATAATGGCCTCTGGGGTAAAATCTAAAGATCCGGATGTTCGCATGGGTCTCAATCAACACTATCCGAGCTTTAAACCACCTCCATTTCAGTATCACCATCGTAATCCTATGGGTATTGGAGTTACTGCGACAAACTTCACTACCCACAATATCCCTCAGACCTTTACTACTGCCATTCGTTGCACAAAATGTGGAAAAAGTGTTGATAACATGCCTGAGTTACACAAACACATATTGGCCTGTGCGTCTGCCAGTGATAAAAAGAGATACACACCCAAAAAAAATCCAGTACCACTGAAACAGACAGTGCAGCCTAAAAATGGCATGGTGGTTATAACTGGGCCTGGAAAGAATGCCTTCAGACGAATGGGTCAGCCTAAAAGACTTAATTTCAATGTTGAGATAAGCAAAATGTCctcaaataaactaaaaataagtgcattgaaaaagaaaaaccagctTGTCCAGAAAgctattttacaaaaaaagaaatctgcgcAGCAGAAAGCAGAATTGAAAAGCAATCCATCCGAGTCAGACTCTCACATCTGCCCCTACTGTAATAGAGAATTTACTTATGTTGGAAGTCTGAACAAACACGCGTCATATAGCTGTCCCAAAAAACCCATCTCTCCATCCTCTAAGAAAAATTCATCGAAAAAAAGTGCAAGTTCTTCATCGCCTGCAAGCACTGAAAAAGGCAACAACCAGCGTAGGCGAACAGCGGATGCAGAAATCAAAATGCAAAGCATGCAGGCTCACTTGGGCAAGACAAGAGCACGAACCTCGGGACCTGCACAAATGCAACTACCCTCTGCGTCCTTcaagtcaaaacaaaatgttaaatttGTACCTCCAATTCGCTCTAAAAAGCCAAATTCATCTTCATCGTTGAGGAACTCTAGTCCTGTAAGAGTGTCCAAAATGACTCAcgttgaagggaaaaaaactaaaGTGGTTGCTAAGAACAGTTCGTCTGGAATCTCAAGCAAAGCATCCCGGAAATTGCATGTCAGACTACAAAGGAATAATAAAGCAGTTTTGCCAAGTAAGTCTGCTGCGGCAAGTAAGAAAAAAGCAGACAGGTTCAGTGTAAAATCTAGAGAAAGGATTGGAGGACCTATTACGCGAAGCTTACAGCAGGCGGCtaatgcagaagcagcagaaaacaaaagagatgAAAGCAGTACAAAGCAAGAACTAAAAGATTTCAGGTAA
- the PRDM2 gene encoding PR domain zinc finger protein 2 isoform X3, producing the protein MNQNTTESVGTVETLADVPEHVLRGLPEDVKLFPSAVDKTRLGVWATKSILKGKKFGPFVGDKKKRSQVKSNVYMWEVYYPNLGWMCVDATDPNKGNWLRYINWARSGKEQNLFPLEINRTIYYKSLKPIAPGEELLVWYNGEDDPEIAAAIEEERAASARGRRHSPKAKKGKKKTQEGKNKGKKATETKQKKTDLDSTCADMRDSKEGQKEEDEKPSVSAVLSLEQTAVIQEMVNQDVLPKLTIPSPTNEPQMVTEDNQGAAINCGSDDLDDDEEEEDEDEEDEEELEDASMPKDNAEMPLICEEKLDFMEEQKSMSEESPESSPKKKLVVKIPKAKGESNGDIQETFMFPCQHCERKFTTKQGLERHMHIHISTVNHAFKCRYCGKAFGTQINRRRHERRHEAGPKRKPFLTLTAAQHLDNVGDNQVIVDDGLKDDLNVSGLVQDSVVLDSEKVSQEISNSAFAEENKEPKELHPCKYCKKVFGTHTNMRRHQRRVHERHLIPKGVRRKGFFPEEPQLQTEQAPPVQSVYIASTEIEEEGEVDDVYIMDISSNISENLNYYIDGKIQSNSSTSNCDVIQMESNSADLYGLNCIISPVTVEISQNLKVTQTHVNEPPKEPSSSGSNESKKRRTASPPLVPKIKTEIDPELINATSSLNLPLSISTENLTFHKEKSVYLSSKLKQLLQTQDTKKITPSSEIPKLGPSVTSPPILPPASGRFKRRTSSPPSSPQHSPVLRDFVKAGEGKTVWNDSIRSSKMPKLESHSNSPAWSLTGREERETMSPLCFEDYKISKDWTAAPTFGNVCNQQPLDLSSGVKQRSDVKNKNQVPWESVLDLSVHKKPCSDAEIREYKENNSLQPTCSGIKKKKPTTCMLQKVLLNEYNGMDAATDSAPSANRSPSPSKSSESQADPDTDPGLFASSVDTQPLRSSLSPVPQPSVPSVCQLPPLLTPTNPPSPPPCPPVLTVATSPPPLLPTIPLPIPDVSTSATNTSSCPSPLSNTTAQSPLPVLSPTVSRSPSPVPSVEPAASPGPPTLSSSSSSSSSSSFSSSSSPSPPPLSVVSSVVSSTDNLENTLPIIKQEEIDNEQKAREDPQTSSESGTVQETFSKSFVCNVCESPFLSIKDLTKHLSVHAEEWPFKCEFCVQLFRDKTDLSEHRFLLHGVGNIFVCSVCKKEFAFLCNLQQHQRDLHPDKECTHHEFESGTLRPQNFTDPSKANVEHMQSLPDSLDPSKEEEDEDLNDSSEELYTTIKIMASGVKSKDPDVRMGLNQHYPSFKPPPFQYHHRNPMGIGVTATNFTTHNIPQTFTTAIRCTKCGKSVDNMPELHKHILACASASDKKRYTPKKNPVPLKQTVQPKNGMVVITGPGKNAFRRMGQPKRLNFNVEISKMSSNKLKISALKKKNQLVQKAILQKKKSAQQKAELKSNPSESDSHICPYCNREFTYVGSLNKHASYSCPKKPISPSSKKNSSKKSASSSSPASTEKGNNQRRRTADAEIKMQSMQAHLGKTRARTSGPAQMQLPSASFKSKQNVKFVPPIRSKKPNSSSSLRNSSPVRVSKMTHVEGKKTKVVAKNSSSGISSKASRKLHVRLQRNNKAVLPSKSAAASKKKADRFSVKSRERIGGPITRSLQQAANAEAAENKRDESSTKQELKDFRNLL; encoded by the exons CCAATCGCGCCCGGCGAGGAGCTGTTGGTGTGGTACAATGGGGAGGACGACCCGGAGATAGCAGCCGCTATTGAGGAAGAgcgagccgccagcgcccgcggccgccggcactccccgaaagccaagaAAG gaaagaaaaagactcaGGAGGGtaaaaacaagggaaagaagGCAACGGAGACGAAGCAGAAAAAGACTGATTTGGATTCCACTTGTGCAGATATGAGGGATTCTAAAGAGG GTCAAAAGGAGGAAGATGAAAAACCTTCCgtttctgctgtgctgtccctGGAACAAACAGCTGTGATTCAGGAGATGGTAAATCAAGATGTACTTCCAAAGCTGACGATCCCCAGTCCCACTAATGAGCCACAAATGGTAACTGAAGACAACCAAGGAGCAGCAATAAACTGTGGATCAGATGATTTGGAtgatgatgaggaggaggaggatgaagatgaGGAAGATGAAGAGGAGCTGGAAGATGCCAGTATGCCTAAAGACAATGCGGAAATGCCTTTGATATGTGAAGAAAAGTTAGACTTTATGGAAGAGCAAAAGAGCATGTCAGAAGAATCTCCAGAAAGCTCTCCAAAGAAAAAGCTTGTTGTGAAAATTCCAAAAGCGAAAGGTGAATCGAATGGTGATATTCAGGAAACATTTATGTTTCCTTGTCAGCATTGTGAGAGGAAGTTTACAACAAAGCAAGGACTTGAACGCCACATGCACATCCATATATCTACTGTTAACCATGCTTTCAAATGTCGGTATTGTGGGAAGGCATTTGGTACTCAAATTAACAGGCGAAGACATGAACGGCGTCACGAGGCAGGGCCGAAAAGGAAACCGTTTTTAACACTAACAGCAGCGCAACACTTGGATAACGTTGGTGATAACCAGGTAATTGTGGATGATGGTCTTAAAGATGACTTGAACGTTTCCGGTCTTGTGCAAGATTCTGTAGTCTTGGATTCTGAGAAAGTCTCCCAAGAAATTTCAAACTCtgcttttgctgaagaaaataagGAACCCAAAGAATTGCATCCGTGCAAATACTGCAAAAAGGTTTTCGGAACTCATACCAATATGCGGAGGCATCAGCGTAGGGTTCATGAGCGTCACCTTATTCCCAAAGGTGTCAGAAGAAAAGGATTCTTTCCTGAAGAGCCACAACTTCAAACTGAGCAGGCCCCACCAGTCCAGAGCGTGTATATAGCAAGCACGGAAATAGAAGAGGAAGGTGAAGTGGATGATGTTTATATTATGGATATTTCCAGCAATATCTCTGAAAACTTAAATTATTACATTGATGGTAAAATTCAGTCCAACAGCAGCACTAGCAATTGTGATGTGATTCAAATGGAGTCTAACTCTGCAGACTTGTATGGACTGAATTGTATAATCAGTCCAGTCACAGTGGAGATTTCCCAGAATTTAAAGGTTACACAGACACATGTGAATGAACCTCCTAAGGAGCCCTCCAGCAGTGGGAGCAATGAATCCAAAAAGAGGAGAACGGCTAGCCCTCCTCTCgtaccaaaaataaaaactgaaatagacCCAGAACTTATAAATGCTACTAGTTCTTTAAATCTTCCTCTTAGCATTTCAACAGAGAACTTaacttttcataaagaaaaaagtgtttatttgtCATCAAAATTAAAACAGCTTCTTCAGACGCAGGATACTAAGAAAATAACTCCATCAAGTGAAATCCCTAAACTAGGACCTTCTGTTACATCACCACCTATTTTGCCTCCAGCGTCTGGTAGATTCAAAAGAAGGAccagctctcctcccagctctccacAGCATAGCCCAGTACTTCGAGACTTTGTCAAAGCAGGTGAGGGAAAAACTGTGTGGAACGATAGTATTCGGAGTTCAAAAATGCCAAAGTTAGAAAGCCACAGCAACTCGCCTGCATGGAGCTTgactggaagggaagaaagggaaactaTGAGTCCTCTTTGCTTTGAAGACTATAAAATATCTAAAGACTGGACAGCAGCTCCGACTTTTGGCAACGTGTGCAACCAGCAGCCTCTGGATTTATCTAGTGGTGTAAAACAAAGGTCGGATGTCAAAAATAAGAATCAGGTTCCTTGGGAATCTGTATTAGATTTAAGTGTGCATAAGAAGCCTTGCAGTGATGCTGAAATTAGGGagtataaagaaaataattctctaCAGCCAACCTGCAGTggtattaaaaagaagaaaccaaCTACTTGCATGTTACAGAAGGTTCTGCTGAATGAGTATAACGGAATGGATGCAGCTACGGACAGCGCCCCCAGTGCGAACAGAAGCCCAAGCCCAAGTAAATCATCGGAATCTCAGGCAGACCCTGACACGGATCCTGGTCTATTTGCATCTTCTGTTGACACTCAGCCCCTTCgttcctctctttctcctgtgCCACAGCCATCTGTACCTTCAGTGTGCCAGCTGCCTCCTTTATTGACACCAACAAATCCGCCTTCCCCACCACCCTGCCCGCCTGTGTTAACAGTTGCTACGTCacctcctccccttcttcccacGATACCGTTACCAATTCCAGATGTGTCTACCAGTGCCACTAACACATCTTCGTGTCCATCACCACTCTCTAACACTACTGCCCAGTCCCCACTACCTGTTCTTTCACCTACAGTTTCTCGTTCTCCGTCTCCCGTTCCTTCTGTTGAACCTGCTGCCTCACCTGGTCCTCCtactctctcctcttcctcttcctcctcctcctcttcctccttctcttcgtcatcatctccctctcctcctcctctttcagtggtttcttctgttgtttcctCTACTGATAATCTTGAAAATACTCTCCCGATAATAAAGCAGGAAGAAATCGATAATGAACAAAAGGCAAGAGAAGATCCTCAGACTTCAAGTGAATCAGGAACAGTGCAGGAAACGTTCAGTAAAAGCTTTGTGTGCAATGTTTGTGAATCAccttttctttctattaaagACCTGACTAAGCATTTATCTGTTCATGCTGAAGAATGGCCCTTCAAATGTGAATTCTGTGTACAGCTTTTTAGGGATAAAACAGACTTGTCAGAACATCGCTTTCTGCTTCACGGAGTAGGAAATATCTTTGTTTGTTCGGTCTGTAAAAAGGAATTTGCTTTTTTGTGCAATTTGCAACAGCATCAGCGAGACCTCCATCCAGACAAAGAATGCACGCATCACGAGTTTGAAAGTGGGACTTTGAGACCCCAGAATTTCACTGACCCCAGCAAGGCAAACGTCGAACACATGCAGAGCCTCCCAGATTCTTTGGACCCTtctaaagaggaggaagatgaagatcTAAATGATTCCTCTGAAGAGCTGTATACTACTATAAAAATAATGGCCTCTGGGGTAAAATCTAAAGATCCGGATGTTCGCATGGGTCTCAATCAACACTATCCGAGCTTTAAACCACCTCCATTTCAGTATCACCATCGTAATCCTATGGGTATTGGAGTTACTGCGACAAACTTCACTACCCACAATATCCCTCAGACCTTTACTACTGCCATTCGTTGCACAAAATGTGGAAAAAGTGTTGATAACATGCCTGAGTTACACAAACACATATTGGCCTGTGCGTCTGCCAGTGATAAAAAGAGATACACACCCAAAAAAAATCCAGTACCACTGAAACAGACAGTGCAGCCTAAAAATGGCATGGTGGTTATAACTGGGCCTGGAAAGAATGCCTTCAGACGAATGGGTCAGCCTAAAAGACTTAATTTCAATGTTGAGATAAGCAAAATGTCctcaaataaactaaaaataagtgcattgaaaaagaaaaaccagctTGTCCAGAAAgctattttacaaaaaaagaaatctgcgcAGCAGAAAGCAGAATTGAAAAGCAATCCATCCGAGTCAGACTCTCACATCTGCCCCTACTGTAATAGAGAATTTACTTATGTTGGAAGTCTGAACAAACACGCGTCATATAGCTGTCCCAAAAAACCCATCTCTCCATCCTCTAAGAAAAATTCATCGAAAAAAAGTGCAAGTTCTTCATCGCCTGCAAGCACTGAAAAAGGCAACAACCAGCGTAGGCGAACAGCGGATGCAGAAATCAAAATGCAAAGCATGCAGGCTCACTTGGGCAAGACAAGAGCACGAACCTCGGGACCTGCACAAATGCAACTACCCTCTGCGTCCTTcaagtcaaaacaaaatgttaaatttGTACCTCCAATTCGCTCTAAAAAGCCAAATTCATCTTCATCGTTGAGGAACTCTAGTCCTGTAAGAGTGTCCAAAATGACTCAcgttgaagggaaaaaaactaaaGTGGTTGCTAAGAACAGTTCGTCTGGAATCTCAAGCAAAGCATCCCGGAAATTGCATGTCAGACTACAAAGGAATAATAAAGCAGTTTTGCCAAGTAAGTCTGCTGCGGCAAGTAAGAAAAAAGCAGACAGGTTCAGTGTAAAATCTAGAGAAAGGATTGGAGGACCTATTACGCGAAGCTTACAGCAGGCGGCtaatgcagaagcagcagaaaacaaaagagatgAAAGCAGTACAAAGCAAGAACTAAAAGATTTCAG gaatctcctgtaa